A window of the Thermoanaerobaculia bacterium genome harbors these coding sequences:
- the rpmF gene encoding 50S ribosomal protein L32, with the protein MPNPKHRHSKARRDKRRAHDFLAAPAMSECPNCHEAKLPHRVCPHCGHYKGKEVIDVKNV; encoded by the coding sequence ATGCCGAATCCGAAACACCGCCACAGCAAGGCGCGCCGCGACAAGCGCCGCGCCCACGACTTCCTGGCCGCTCCGGCGATGTCCGAGTGTCCGAACTGCCACGAGGCCAAGCTTCCCCACCGGGTGTGCCCGCACTGCGGCCACTACAAGGGGAAGGAAGTCATCGACGTCAAGAACGTCTGA
- the plsX gene encoding phosphate acyltransferase PlsX, with translation MKIAVDAMGGDHAPDVNVDGAIAAAREYGVSTILVGQRAKIAPLLEGKDTGGVSIDVVEAPEVIGMDEPAVAAVRKKRFSSIRVAAGLVREGKADGLVSAGHTGAAMVCAKMVIGTIEGVDRPALAAIIPTVSGFCLLLDVGANPECKNHNFREFAVMGHLYAQLLFGMSAPRIGLMSIGEEDTKGTDRTKEAFKVLKETGLNFIGNVEGNDVFNGRCDVIVTDGFTGNVLLKASESLAEMIQKSLREEITKSAKASIGFLLSKSAFRAFKARIDYSEYGGAPLLGVKKCCIIGHGRSSAKAIKNAIRLAAEFSRKRMSERIQESIADLHSREQSLLAKS, from the coding sequence ATGAAGATCGCGGTCGATGCCATGGGCGGAGACCACGCTCCCGACGTGAACGTCGACGGAGCGATAGCGGCCGCCCGCGAATACGGAGTTTCGACGATCCTCGTGGGACAACGGGCGAAGATCGCCCCCCTGCTCGAGGGGAAGGACACGGGGGGCGTTTCGATCGACGTCGTCGAGGCTCCCGAAGTGATCGGCATGGACGAACCCGCGGTCGCGGCCGTCCGGAAGAAACGCTTCTCGTCGATCCGCGTCGCGGCCGGCCTCGTCCGCGAGGGAAAGGCCGACGGCCTGGTCTCGGCCGGCCACACCGGCGCGGCGATGGTCTGCGCCAAGATGGTGATCGGGACGATCGAAGGGGTCGACCGCCCGGCGCTCGCGGCGATCATCCCGACGGTGTCCGGCTTCTGCCTTCTCCTGGACGTCGGGGCGAATCCCGAGTGCAAGAACCACAACTTCCGCGAATTCGCCGTGATGGGCCATCTGTACGCTCAGCTCCTCTTCGGCATGAGCGCCCCGCGGATCGGGCTGATGTCGATCGGAGAGGAGGACACGAAGGGAACCGACCGGACGAAGGAAGCCTTCAAGGTCCTGAAGGAAACCGGGCTGAACTTCATCGGAAACGTCGAGGGAAACGACGTCTTCAACGGGCGATGCGACGTGATCGTCACCGACGGATTCACCGGGAACGTGCTGCTCAAGGCTTCGGAATCGCTCGCCGAGATGATCCAGAAGTCGCTCCGCGAGGAGATCACGAAGTCGGCGAAGGCGTCGATCGGGTTCCTGCTCTCGAAGTCGGCTTTCCGCGCGTTCAAGGCGCGCATCGACTACTCGGAGTACGGCGGCGCTCCGCTCCTGGGCGTCAAGAAGTGCTGCATCATCGGACACGGGCGCTCCTCCGCCAAAGCGATCAAGAACGCGATCCGCCTCGCCGCCGAGTTCTCGCGCAAGCGGATGTCGGAGCGCATCCAGGAATCGATCGCGGATCTGCATTCGCGCGAGCAGTCGCTGCTCGCGAAGTCGTAG